In Gigantopelta aegis isolate Gae_Host chromosome 6, Gae_host_genome, whole genome shotgun sequence, the following are encoded in one genomic region:
- the LOC121375905 gene encoding N-acetyllactosaminide beta-1,6-N-acetylglucosaminyl-transferase-like, translating into MKFRAATTFLVLLVTVVSYMSIKLVYVAWELERVRGQELGRMTSANYILVSNGKSIWKSTHLGNETSANRQFLSHPSFAEFVSVNCKAIFEGDVQTLEQAKNMKTQLHDNLYSDQAIHMQTQNCEEFRRYHGYNYVPTTKEETDFPIAYSIVFHKDIAQVNMLLKAIYRPLNLYCLHLDAYSGNSIRSAAKSLAACFSNVFLASRSEYVTYGGFSRLRADINCMQDLLSKTQKWKYMINLPGQEYPLKTNLELVKILKIYNGSNDIEGITGKRMLPIRYQYKHKYVSSKSGKSVLIRTGQLKEKPPYNITIVKGSAYGVFSKEFVRFVVKTKISKEFLQWCKDISSPDEYFWATLHHNTHLGTPGGYSGPPDKKSWLATYASWGGRDQCAGKWVHGVCVFGVGDLPSLMTKKEMFANKFYLDYQPVALHCMEEWIHNKTAASLPFDSMYYRALPFVKKPQ; encoded by the exons ATGAAGTTCAGAGCGGCCACTACATTCCTTGTCCTGTTGGTGACGGTGGTCAGTTATATGTCCATCAAGCTCGTCTATGTCGCCTGGGAACTGGAACGAGTCCGTGGTCAAGAGCTTGGCAGAATGACCAGCGCCAACTATATACTAGTTTCCAATGGGAAGTCGATTTGGAAGTCGACCCACCTTGGTAACGAAACCAGTGCAAATCGTCAGTTTTTGTCGCATCCAAGTTTTGCGGAATTTGTCTCAGTCAATTGCAAAGCAATATTTGAAGGTGATGTGCAAACACTAGAACAAGCTAAGAATATGAAGACCCAGTTACATGATAATTTGTACAGTGACCAAGCAATACATATGCAAACTCAAAACTGTGAAGAATTCCGACGTTATCATGGTTATAATTATGTTCCCACCACGAAGGAAGAGACCGACTTCCCTATAGCCTACAGCATCGTGTTTCACAAGGATATAGCTCAGGTTAACATGCTACTTAAAGCGATCTACCGACCCCTGAACCTATACTGTCTACATTTGGACGCGTACTCTGGCAATTCTATTCGAAGTGCGGCCAAATCCTTAGCTGCTTGCTTCAGTAATGTCTTCCTTGCCTCAAGGTCAGAGTACGTCACCTATGGGGGTTTCTCTCGGCTGCGCGCCGACATCAATTGCATGCAGGACCTACTTTCCAAGACACAGAAATGGAAGTACATGATTAACCTTCCAGGACAAGAATATCCCTTAAAAACTAATCTAGAACTCGTGAAGATATTAAAAATTTACAATGGCTCCAACGACATTGAAGGCATCACAGGCAAAAGGATGTTGCCAATTCGCTATCAGTATAAGCACAAGTATGTCTCCAGTAAATCGGGTAAAAGCGTGTTGATTCGCACAGGTCAGCTGAAGGAGAAACCCCCGTATAACATCACCATTGTGAAGGGGAGTGCGTATGGGGTGTTTTCCAAGGAATTTGTACGGTTTGTTGTCAAGACTAAAATATCGAAAGAGTTTCTACAGTGGTGCAAAGACATCTCTAGTCCTGACGAGTATTTCTGGGCTACGTTGCACCACAACACACATCTCGGAACACCTGGCGGATATTCAG GACCTCCCGATAAGAAATCATGGCTAGCGACGTACGCATCGTGGGGCGGCAGAGACCAGTGTGCTGGGAAGTGGgtgcatggtgtgtgtgtgtttggtgtggGTGATCTCCCTTCGCTAATGacgaagaaggaaatgtttgccAATAAATTCTACCTTGACTACCAACCTGTCGCCCTGCACTGTATGGAAGAATGGATTCACAACAAGACAGCAGCTTCACTGCCTTTCGACAGCATGTATTACCGAGCGTTACCTTTTGTCAAGAAACCGCAATAA